A genomic window from Euwallacea fornicatus isolate EFF26 chromosome 6, ASM4011564v1, whole genome shotgun sequence includes:
- the LOC136339811 gene encoding uncharacterized protein — protein MSLVGKYQIVKNEGILEHLIAQGVPAERAAKFVEGSNIIEITINGDDITIVRGDGHNHNYTHNKETIKTTPDGNVIKNFSMLNGTSLTVESSNSQGKWKKIYKLSDSGSELTVTLKSETTSIADGTRIYKKI, from the exons atgagTTTGGTAGGAAAGTatcaaattgtaaaaaacgAGGGTATTCTGGAACACCTAATAGCACAAG GAGTACCTGCAGAACGTGCTGCAAAATTCGTAGAAGGATCCAACATTATCGAAATTACCATAAACGGTGATGACATTACAATTGTTCGAGGAGATGGGCATAATCACAATTATACACATAACAAAGAAACCATTAAAACTACTCCAGATGGGAATGTAATTAAG aattttagCATGTTGAATGGTACCTCTTTAACAGTCGAGTCAAGCAATAGCCAAGGTAAATGGAAAAAGATTTACAAATTATCTGATTCCGGCTCTGAGCTGACAGTG accTTGAAATCTGAAACTACATCGATTGCTGATGGAACTagaatctataaaaaaatctga